A window of Fundulus heteroclitus isolate FHET01 chromosome 15, MU-UCD_Fhet_4.1, whole genome shotgun sequence contains these coding sequences:
- the rpf2 gene encoding ribosome production factor 2 homolog translates to MSKLDGIVKPKTKRSKRFLESRAPKLIEDVKSTMIMKGGNTSQTVTTALKDIYSLKKPNAVLYKKKNITRPFEDSTSLEFFSKKTDCSLFLFGSHNKKRPNNFIFGRLFDFHVLDMFELGIEKFISLSEFKISKFPEGTKPMLIFAGDDFDTDNLYKRLKSLLIDFFRGPTVSAVRLAGLEHVLHFTALEGKIYLRSYRCLLKKSGCRTPRIELEEIGPSFDFVLRRTHLASDDLYKLAHRQPKALKPKKKKNISHNTFGTTFGRVHMQKQDLSKLQTRKMKGLRKRKGEVVDEGAEGQEPKVAKVES, encoded by the exons ATGTCTAAGTTAGACGGAATAGT AAAGCCGAAGACAAAGCGCTCAAAGCGTTTCTTGGAGAGCAGAGCGCCCAAACTGATCGAGGATGTGAAGAGCACCATGATCATGAAGGGAGGAAACACCAGCCAGACCGTCACTACAGCCCTCAAAGACATA tATTCCTTGAAGAAACCAAATGCTGTGCTGTACAAAAA AAAGAATATTACTCGGCCTTTTGAGGACTCCACGTCCCTG GAGTTTTTCTCCAAGAAAACAGACTGCTCTCTGTTTCTGTTCGGCTCCCACAACAAGAAGCGGCCCAACAACTTCATATTCG GTCGGCTGTTTGATTTCCATGTCCTGGATATGTTTGAACTTGGAATTGAGAAGTTTATCTCCCTCAGCGAGTTCAAG ATCAGCAAGTTCCCTGAAGGAACCAAACCGATGCTCATATTTGCTGGAGACGATTTTGATACCGACAACTTATATAAACGACTCAAGAGCCTGCTCATAG ACTTCTTCAGAGGCCCCACTGTGTCTGCGGTGCGTCTCGCCGGTTTGGAACACGTCCTGCACTTCACCGCTCTGGAAGGGAAAATCTATCTGCGCAGTTACAG GTGTCTGTTAAAGAAGTCTGGGTGCCGCACGCCGAGGATCGAGCTGGAGGAGATCGGGCCGTCGTTCGACTTCGTCCTGAGAAGAACACACCTGGCGTCAGATGACCTGTACAAGCTGGCTCACAGACAACCCAAAGCCCTGAAG ccaaagaagaagaagaacatttCCCACAATACCTTTGGAACCACATTTGGCCGGGTGCACATGCAGAAACAGGACCTGTCCAAGCTGCAAACACGGAAGATGAAGGgcctgaggaagaggaagggagAGGTGGTCGATGAAGGCGCTGAGGGGCAGGAACCCAAAGTGGCCAAAGTGGAGAGCTGA